In Salinarimonas sp., a genomic segment contains:
- the proX gene encoding glycine betaine/L-proline ABC transporter substrate-binding protein ProX produces MRTTTKASAVALIAALGLSAPALAQDAAMPGEGRTVQPMTSGIAEEIFQHVVLFEGLRQLGYAVEDPLEGEYAVMHVAIGQGDADFTGVHWNLLHEEFFQNAGGEDSMVKLGMFIEDVLQGYLIDKATADEHGITSLEQLQDPEVAALFDADGDGMADLTGCNPGWGCELVIEHQLPEYGLDETVRHNQGSYFALIADTIARHERGEPILYYTWTPLWVSGVLTPGEDVEWLNVPYTSLPNNPDATAEDTSAGGKNLGFAVDDIRVLANREWAEENPAAARFLELAQIPINDVSAQNLLMRDGEDSMEDIERHAQEWIQDNIDEFNSWLEEARAAS; encoded by the coding sequence ATGAGAACGACGACGAAGGCCAGCGCCGTTGCGCTGATCGCCGCGCTCGGGCTTTCCGCCCCCGCCCTGGCGCAGGACGCCGCCATGCCCGGCGAGGGCAGGACCGTCCAGCCCATGACCTCCGGCATCGCCGAGGAGATCTTCCAGCACGTGGTTCTCTTCGAGGGCCTGCGTCAGCTCGGCTACGCGGTCGAGGATCCGCTGGAGGGCGAGTACGCGGTGATGCACGTCGCCATCGGCCAGGGCGACGCCGACTTCACCGGCGTGCATTGGAACCTGCTGCACGAGGAGTTCTTCCAGAACGCCGGCGGCGAGGACAGCATGGTCAAGCTCGGCATGTTCATCGAGGACGTGCTGCAGGGCTACCTGATCGACAAGGCGACCGCCGACGAGCATGGCATCACCAGCCTCGAGCAGCTGCAGGATCCCGAGGTCGCGGCCCTGTTCGACGCAGACGGCGACGGCATGGCCGACCTCACCGGCTGCAATCCCGGCTGGGGCTGCGAGCTGGTGATCGAGCACCAGCTTCCCGAGTACGGTCTCGACGAGACGGTCCGGCACAATCAGGGCAGCTACTTCGCGCTCATCGCGGACACCATCGCCCGCCACGAGCGCGGCGAGCCGATCCTGTACTACACCTGGACGCCGCTGTGGGTCTCCGGCGTGCTGACGCCGGGCGAGGACGTCGAGTGGCTGAACGTGCCCTACACCTCCCTGCCCAACAACCCGGACGCCACAGCCGAGGACACCTCCGCCGGCGGCAAGAATCTCGGCTTCGCGGTCGACGACATCCGGGTGCTCGCCAACCGCGAGTGGGCCGAGGAGAACCCGGCCGCGGCGCGCTTCCTCGAGCTCGCCCAGATCCCGATCAACGACGTCTCGGCCCAGAACCTGCTGATGCGCGACGGCGAGGATTCGATGGAGGACATCGAGCGCCACGCCCAGGAGTGGATCCAGGACAACATCGACGAGTTCAATTCCTGGCTCGAAGAGGCCCGCGCCGCGAGCTGA
- a CDS encoding NAD(P)/FAD-dependent oxidoreductase, whose protein sequence is MPSRKFGAQAAAAEPAPVRPARLAPPPRAADVAVIGAGAAGIAAARRLMAQGLSVVVIEARERVGGRALTASLGGQAVDIGAHWLHAANANGLVTEAKRLGRALFDAPQEPRLILGDREADGRETAAFHAAWSDLFAAICALGEDADLVPCAAALDRLGPEAARFRDAVAFAHGPFACGVGLETIGAADFAAAQDDLDLFVEGGYGALVATLADGLPVALATPATRVDWSGPGVRVETPRGVLAARALVVTVPAPLLARGDIVFDPPLPATTRDALGALRAASYEHVVLAWPGGPLREAANTTVAFDGDAADNLGLLANFDGGAMHYADLGGALVGRLGSPEARAAFVREALTDRFGGAATAGLSVLHASRWGEDPWSGCAWTVAPPGAHGARAVLRVPIGARVFLAGEATSSTLWGTIGGAWAEGERAAGAVREALGVAVGA, encoded by the coding sequence ATGCCTTCTCGAAAATTCGGCGCGCAGGCGGCGGCGGCAGAGCCCGCCCCGGTCCGTCCTGCGCGCCTCGCCCCGCCGCCCCGCGCGGCGGACGTGGCGGTGATCGGCGCCGGCGCCGCCGGCATCGCCGCGGCCCGGCGCCTGATGGCGCAGGGCCTCTCGGTCGTCGTGATCGAAGCCCGCGAGCGTGTCGGCGGCCGGGCGCTGACCGCGTCGCTCGGCGGCCAGGCCGTCGACATCGGCGCGCATTGGCTGCATGCCGCCAACGCCAACGGCCTCGTGACGGAGGCGAAGCGGCTGGGCCGCGCCCTGTTCGACGCGCCGCAGGAACCGCGCCTCATCCTCGGCGACCGCGAGGCCGACGGGCGCGAGACGGCGGCCTTCCACGCCGCCTGGAGCGACCTCTTCGCCGCGATCTGCGCCCTCGGCGAGGACGCGGACCTCGTCCCCTGCGCCGCCGCGCTCGATCGGCTCGGGCCGGAGGCCGCACGGTTTCGCGACGCGGTGGCCTTCGCGCACGGTCCCTTCGCCTGCGGCGTCGGGTTGGAGACGATCGGCGCCGCCGATTTCGCCGCCGCGCAGGACGACCTCGACCTCTTCGTCGAAGGCGGCTACGGCGCGCTCGTCGCGACCCTGGCCGACGGCCTGCCCGTCGCGCTCGCAACCCCCGCGACGCGGGTCGACTGGTCCGGCCCGGGCGTCCGCGTCGAGACGCCGCGGGGCGTGCTCGCGGCCCGGGCGCTGGTCGTCACCGTGCCCGCGCCCCTGCTCGCCCGCGGCGACATCGTCTTCGATCCGCCGCTGCCGGCCACGACCCGCGACGCGCTCGGCGCGCTGCGCGCGGCCTCCTACGAGCACGTCGTCCTCGCCTGGCCCGGCGGGCCGCTGCGCGAGGCGGCGAACACGACGGTGGCCTTCGACGGCGATGCGGCCGACAATCTCGGGCTCCTCGCCAACTTCGACGGCGGCGCGATGCACTACGCCGATCTCGGCGGCGCCCTCGTCGGCCGGCTCGGATCGCCGGAGGCCCGGGCCGCCTTCGTGCGCGAGGCGCTGACCGATCGCTTCGGCGGAGCGGCCACGGCCGGCCTGTCCGTGCTGCACGCGAGCCGCTGGGGCGAGGATCCCTGGTCCGGCTGCGCCTGGACCGTCGCGCCGCCGGGCGCCCACGGCGCCCGCGCCGTGCTGCGCGTGCCGATCGGCGCGCGCGTCTTCCTCGCCGGCGAGGCGACCTCCTCGACCCTGTGGGGCACGATCGGCGGCGCCTGGGCCGAGGGCGAGCGCGCCGCGGGGGCGGTGCGGGAGGCGTTGGGGGTCGCGGTGGGGGCGTGA
- the proV gene encoding glycine betaine/L-proline ABC transporter ATP-binding protein ProV, which produces MGSGMTEKIVVENLYKIFGPDPQEGLALIRQGLDKNEIFARTGNTVGVRDASFGIREGEIFVIMGLSGSGKSTMVRMFNRLIEPTAGSITVDGRDITKLDAAGLRELRRSTISMVFQSFALLPHLKVVDNVAFGLDLAGMDKEARHERARVALEQVGLAANAESYPDELSGGMQQRVGLARALAADPPILLMDEAFSALDPLIRTEMQDELIRLQEENKRTIIFISHDLDEAMRIGDRIAIMEGGVVVQVGTPDEILKNPANEYVRSFFRGVDISKVLTAADIAKRTQVTIIDRPEHGARAALKLLTDFDREYGYVIGRGRRFSGVVSVASLEQARAENATLDKALLADAATVRPETPLHELMGVVAGAPNPVPVVGDDGRFHGVISRTTLLQALDNLPTETGATPPAAEGAPGEAAPEPVAATGS; this is translated from the coding sequence ATCGGGAGCGGCATGACCGAGAAGATCGTCGTCGAGAACCTCTACAAGATTTTCGGGCCGGATCCGCAGGAGGGCCTGGCGTTGATCCGCCAAGGTCTCGACAAGAACGAGATCTTCGCGCGCACGGGCAATACGGTCGGCGTGCGCGACGCGTCGTTCGGCATCCGTGAGGGCGAGATCTTCGTGATCATGGGCCTCTCCGGCTCCGGCAAGTCCACGATGGTGCGGATGTTCAACCGGCTGATCGAGCCCACCGCAGGATCGATCACGGTCGACGGGCGAGACATCACCAAGCTGGACGCCGCCGGCCTGCGCGAGCTGCGCCGCTCCACCATCTCCATGGTGTTCCAGTCCTTCGCGCTGCTGCCGCACCTCAAGGTCGTCGACAACGTCGCCTTCGGCCTCGATCTCGCCGGCATGGACAAGGAGGCGCGCCACGAGCGCGCCCGCGTGGCGCTGGAGCAGGTGGGGCTCGCCGCCAACGCCGAGAGCTATCCCGACGAGCTCTCGGGCGGCATGCAGCAGCGCGTCGGCCTCGCCCGCGCGCTCGCCGCCGACCCGCCGATCCTCCTGATGGACGAGGCCTTCTCCGCCCTCGACCCGCTGATCCGGACCGAGATGCAGGACGAGCTGATCCGCCTCCAGGAGGAGAACAAGCGCACCATCATCTTTATCAGCCACGATCTCGACGAAGCCATGCGCATCGGCGACCGCATCGCCATCATGGAAGGCGGCGTCGTCGTCCAGGTCGGCACGCCCGACGAGATCCTGAAGAACCCGGCGAACGAGTACGTCCGCTCCTTCTTCCGCGGCGTCGACATCTCCAAGGTGCTCACCGCCGCCGACATCGCCAAGCGCACGCAGGTGACGATCATCGACCGGCCCGAGCACGGCGCCCGCGCGGCGCTCAAGCTCCTCACCGATTTCGACCGCGAGTACGGCTACGTCATCGGCCGCGGCCGGCGCTTCTCCGGGGTGGTCTCCGTGGCGAGCCTCGAGCAGGCCCGCGCCGAGAACGCGACCCTCGACAAGGCGCTTCTCGCCGACGCCGCCACCGTGCGGCCCGAGACGCCGCTGCACGAGCTGATGGGCGTGGTCGCCGGCGCGCCGAACCCGGTCCCCGTCGTCGGCGACGACGGGCGCTTCCACGGCGTGATCTCCCGCACCACCCTCCTCCAGGCCCTCGACAACCTGCCCACCGAGACGGGCGCGACGCCTCCCGCCGCCGAAGGCGCGCCGGGCGAGGCCGCGCCCGAGCCGGTCGCGGCGACGGGGAGCTGA
- a CDS encoding D-glycerate dehydrogenase produces MPTRKKPLVVVTRKLPGVVETRMRELFDTRLNLEDAPMSQADLVAAVKEADVLVPTITDEIDAAILAQSGPNLKLIANFGNGVDNIDVGAALSRGITVTNTPGVLTEDTADMTMALILAVARRVAEGARIIPEERFEGWSPTWMLGHRITGKRLGIIGMGRIGTALARRAKAFGLSIHYHNRRRVPAALEEELEATYWDSLDQMLARMDIVSVNCPHTPATYHLLSARHLRLMRPEAIIVNTARGEIIDENAMARLIEQGSIAGAGLDVFEHEPAVNPRLIKLARQGKVVLMPHMGSATYEGRVDMGEKVIVNIRTFMDGHRPPDRVLPSML; encoded by the coding sequence ATGCCCACGCGCAAGAAGCCCCTCGTCGTCGTGACCCGCAAGCTGCCAGGCGTCGTCGAGACGCGCATGCGCGAATTGTTCGACACGCGGCTGAACCTCGAGGACGCGCCGATGAGCCAGGCGGACCTCGTCGCGGCGGTGAAGGAGGCCGACGTGCTGGTGCCGACCATCACCGACGAGATCGACGCCGCGATCCTCGCCCAGTCGGGGCCCAACCTGAAGCTGATCGCCAATTTCGGCAACGGCGTCGACAACATCGACGTCGGCGCGGCGCTCTCGCGCGGCATCACCGTCACCAACACGCCGGGCGTCCTCACCGAGGACACGGCGGACATGACGATGGCGCTGATCCTCGCGGTCGCGCGGCGCGTCGCGGAGGGCGCGCGGATCATCCCGGAGGAGCGCTTCGAGGGCTGGTCGCCGACCTGGATGCTGGGCCATCGCATCACCGGCAAGAGGCTGGGCATCATCGGCATGGGCCGCATCGGCACCGCGCTCGCCCGCCGCGCCAAGGCCTTCGGCCTGTCGATCCACTACCACAACCGCCGCCGCGTCCCCGCCGCCCTGGAAGAGGAGCTCGAGGCCACCTATTGGGATTCGCTCGACCAGATGCTGGCGCGGATGGACATCGTCTCGGTCAACTGCCCGCACACGCCGGCGACCTACCACCTGCTCTCGGCCCGGCACCTGCGGCTGATGCGGCCCGAGGCGATCATCGTCAACACCGCCCGCGGCGAGATCATCGACGAGAACGCCATGGCGCGGCTCATCGAGCAGGGCTCCATCGCCGGCGCCGGCCTCGACGTGTTCGAGCACGAGCCGGCGGTGAACCCGCGCCTGATCAAGCTCGCCCGGCAGGGCAAGGTTGTGCTCATGCCGCACATGGGCTCGGCCACCTACGAGGGCCGCGTCGACATGGGCGAGAAGGTGATCGTCAACATCCGCACCTTCATGGACGGCCACCGCCCGCCGGACCGGGTGCTGCCGTCGATGCTGTGA
- a CDS encoding DUF4167 domain-containing protein codes for MRGRSRNKGPNPLTRSYESNGPDVKVRGTAQHVADKYSQLARDALASGDPVMAENYFQHAEHYYRIIAAAQEQLRQQYGFPQRGYDDESDEGEDEGDYRSGSDRLEDLDPSLAPQPSFGRGDGQQPRRDDRGGRPDRQERHDRQDRQERQDRPERRDDRRERFQRDRRDGGPREQYARGGEQDGRGGDRFADRGEAPQPRAAEPPPVEGREPRQEPRQDVREEGRRERPRRERRRPEAEDESAAASLPAFVTRPTPVAQPAAEDEAPAPKATRTRKPRAAEAETAEGEEAAKPRRRTRRKAPEPGSGDAEAAE; via the coding sequence ATGCGGGGCCGCAGCCGCAACAAGGGCCCCAATCCGCTCACGCGGAGCTACGAGTCGAACGGCCCCGACGTGAAGGTGCGCGGCACCGCCCAGCACGTCGCCGACAAGTACAGCCAGCTGGCGCGCGACGCGCTGGCGAGCGGCGACCCGGTGATGGCCGAGAACTATTTCCAGCACGCCGAGCACTACTACCGCATCATCGCGGCCGCCCAGGAGCAGCTGCGCCAGCAGTACGGCTTCCCGCAGCGCGGCTACGATGACGAATCGGACGAGGGCGAGGACGAGGGCGACTATCGCTCCGGCTCCGACCGGCTCGAGGATCTCGATCCCTCGCTCGCGCCGCAGCCCAGCTTCGGCCGCGGCGACGGTCAGCAGCCGCGTCGCGACGATCGCGGCGGGCGTCCGGACCGCCAGGAGCGTCACGATCGCCAGGACCGTCAGGAGCGGCAGGATCGTCCGGAGCGTCGCGACGATCGTCGCGAGCGCTTCCAGCGCGACCGGCGCGACGGCGGCCCGCGCGAGCAATATGCCCGAGGCGGCGAGCAGGACGGCCGGGGAGGCGACCGCTTCGCCGATCGCGGCGAGGCTCCGCAGCCGCGCGCGGCCGAGCCGCCGCCCGTCGAGGGCCGCGAGCCGCGTCAGGAGCCCCGTCAGGACGTCCGCGAGGAGGGCCGTCGCGAGCGTCCGCGCCGCGAGCGCCGCCGCCCGGAGGCCGAGGACGAGAGCGCCGCGGCGAGCCTGCCGGCCTTCGTGACGCGTCCGACCCCGGTGGCGCAGCCCGCCGCCGAGGACGAGGCGCCCGCGCCGAAGGCGACCCGCACCCGCAAGCCTCGCGCCGCGGAGGCCGAGACGGCCGAGGGCGAGGAGGCCGCGAAGCCCCGCCGCCGCACCCGCCGCAAGGCGCCGGAGCCCGGCTCCGGCGACGCCGAGGCGGCCGAGTGA
- a CDS encoding ActR/PrrA/RegA family redox response regulator transcription factor: protein MVEAQSPEVLTEVTGDRSLLIVDDDRPFSTRLARAMEQRGYEVRVAESVSDGIAAVDGAPPAFAVIDMRLNDGNGLDVITRLKEKRPDARGVVLTGYGNIATAVTAVKLGAFDYLAKPADADEIDAALQARPGARAEPPENPMSADRVRWEHIQRVYELCGRNVSETARRLNMHRRTLQRILAKRAPR, encoded by the coding sequence ATGGTCGAAGCGCAAAGCCCGGAGGTTCTCACCGAGGTCACGGGGGATCGCAGCCTCCTGATCGTCGACGACGACCGCCCCTTCTCCACCCGGCTCGCCCGGGCGATGGAGCAACGCGGCTACGAGGTCCGCGTAGCGGAGAGCGTATCCGACGGCATCGCCGCCGTCGACGGCGCGCCGCCCGCCTTCGCGGTGATCGACATGCGGCTCAACGACGGCAACGGGCTCGACGTCATCACCCGCCTGAAGGAGAAGCGCCCGGATGCCCGCGGCGTGGTGCTCACCGGATACGGCAACATCGCAACCGCCGTGACGGCGGTGAAGCTCGGCGCGTTCGACTATCTCGCCAAGCCGGCCGACGCCGACGAGATCGACGCGGCGCTCCAGGCCAGGCCGGGCGCCCGCGCCGAGCCGCCGGAGAACCCGATGTCCGCCGACCGCGTGCGCTGGGAGCACATCCAGCGCGTCTACGAGCTGTGCGGCCGGAACGTCTCCGAGACGGCGCGCCGCCTCAACATGCACCGCCGCACGCTCCAGCGCATCCTGGCCAAGCGCGCTCCGCGCTGA
- a CDS encoding SH3 domain-containing protein, whose amino-acid sequence MSTRIAVSLAALAIAACVLGPASTAALAQTTIGPETNLPLPRFVSLKTDKVNMRAGPSKDHATRWVYEKAGLPVEIIAEFDNWRRIRDSDGEDGWVWHSLLSGRRTALVSPWERGGAPLDLRARDAGEAPVVARLEPGVVVGVESCSGDWCRVVADGPGRSEIPGFLPQDRLWGVYPGERLE is encoded by the coding sequence TTGTCCACGCGGATCGCCGTCTCTCTCGCGGCTCTCGCCATCGCCGCCTGCGTTCTCGGCCCGGCGTCCACCGCCGCCCTCGCCCAGACCACGATCGGTCCCGAGACCAACCTGCCGCTGCCGCGCTTCGTCTCGCTGAAGACGGACAAGGTGAACATGCGCGCCGGCCCCTCGAAGGACCACGCCACCCGCTGGGTCTACGAGAAGGCCGGCTTGCCGGTGGAGATCATCGCCGAGTTCGACAATTGGCGGCGCATCCGCGATTCGGACGGCGAGGACGGCTGGGTCTGGCACTCGCTCCTGTCGGGCCGGCGCACCGCCCTCGTCTCGCCGTGGGAGCGCGGCGGCGCGCCGCTCGACCTGCGTGCGCGCGATGCGGGCGAGGCGCCCGTGGTGGCGCGGCTCGAGCCGGGCGTCGTCGTGGGGGTCGAGAGCTGCTCGGGCGACTGGTGCCGCGTCGTCGCCGACGGCCCGGGCCGCTCCGAGATCCCGGGCTTCCTGCCGCAGGACCGGCTCTGGGGCGTCTATCCGGGGGAGCGGCTGGAATAG
- the proW gene encoding glycine betaine/L-proline ABC transporter permease ProW — translation MQIMSFNPLYPFETLEIPFDDWVEVVFDWVSGARPVFQAIRQPIDWVLDGMTDILLFLPPGVMIVLLALIAWQVVGGRLAIGTALSLFFLGIIGAYEQSMVTLALVLTAVFFCAVIGVPLGILAARSDRFETGLRPALDTMQTTPAFVYLVPIVVLFGIGNVPGVIVTIIFAVPPLIRLTNLGIRQVPKDVIEAANAFGASGSQLLFKVQLPLATKTIMAGVNQSLMLALSMVVIASMISVGGLGQMVLRGIGRLDMGLAVIGGIGIVVLAIVLDRMTQALASSERERGGRRFVERGPVGLVRGLAAGRTASAAAAATQRKG, via the coding sequence ATGCAGATCATGTCCTTCAATCCGCTCTATCCGTTCGAGACCCTCGAGATCCCCTTCGACGACTGGGTCGAGGTCGTCTTCGACTGGGTCTCGGGCGCTCGCCCGGTCTTCCAGGCGATCCGCCAGCCGATCGACTGGGTGCTCGACGGCATGACCGACATCCTGCTGTTCCTGCCGCCCGGCGTGATGATCGTGCTGCTCGCGCTGATCGCCTGGCAGGTGGTCGGCGGGCGGCTCGCCATCGGCACGGCCCTGTCGCTGTTCTTCCTGGGCATCATCGGCGCCTACGAGCAGTCCATGGTGACGCTCGCGCTGGTGCTGACGGCCGTGTTCTTCTGCGCGGTCATCGGCGTGCCGCTCGGCATCCTCGCCGCGCGCTCGGACCGCTTCGAGACGGGCCTGCGCCCCGCGCTCGACACGATGCAGACGACGCCCGCCTTCGTCTACCTGGTGCCGATCGTGGTGCTGTTCGGCATCGGCAACGTGCCCGGCGTGATCGTGACGATCATCTTCGCCGTGCCGCCGCTGATCCGCCTGACCAATCTCGGCATCCGCCAGGTGCCCAAGGACGTGATCGAGGCCGCCAACGCCTTCGGCGCCTCCGGCAGCCAGCTTCTGTTCAAGGTGCAGCTGCCGCTCGCGACGAAGACGATCATGGCCGGCGTCAACCAGTCGCTGATGCTCGCCCTGTCGATGGTCGTGATCGCCTCGATGATCTCGGTGGGCGGGCTCGGCCAGATGGTGCTGCGCGGCATCGGGCGCCTCGACATGGGGCTCGCCGTCATCGGCGGCATCGGCATCGTGGTGCTCGCCATCGTGCTCGACCGCATGACCCAGGCGCTGGCCTCGTCCGAGCGCGAGCGCGGTGGTCGGCGCTTCGTCGAGCGCGGGCCCGTGGGCCTCGTGCGCGGCCTCGCGGCCGGGCGCACGGCGAGCGCGGCGGCCGCGGCCACGCAGCGCAAGGGCTGA
- a CDS encoding ActS/PrrB/RegB family redox-sensitive histidine kinase, producing the protein MTAIEPQRLTGSARRLRLDTLVRLRWLAVIGQSAAVAGVHFGLGFQLPFGASFVLIAASAWLNLALRVRYPASHRLSDNAATFLLAFDIAQLAALLFLTGGLQNPFSLLFLAPVLISATALTPTRTLALGLLVVACATALALFHLPLPWRAGEELSLPFLYVLGVWAAILLGTGFTGIYAWRVAEEARQLAQALAATELVLAREQHISQIDGLAAAAAHELGTPLATITLVAKELSKRLAGNDELAEDVTLLREQVERCRGILGQLTSRGEEQDGEFLERITLMHLVEELVDPMRGIGIGIRVLRNGEGPPPRVRRNAGLVYGLTNLLDNAVDFAEDEVAVEAGWDERSVWIEIRDDGPGFPADVLLRLGEPYVTTRGHDKRGPEEGAAGHGLGVFIAKTLIERTGAQLTLTNGPAPQVGAIARVDWSRADFESGA; encoded by the coding sequence GTGACCGCCATCGAACCCCAACGCCTGACCGGAAGCGCGCGGCGCCTGCGCCTCGATACGCTCGTGCGCCTGCGCTGGCTGGCTGTCATCGGCCAGAGCGCCGCCGTCGCCGGCGTGCATTTCGGGCTCGGCTTCCAGCTGCCCTTCGGGGCGAGCTTCGTGCTGATCGCGGCCTCGGCCTGGCTCAACCTCGCCCTACGGGTACGCTACCCGGCCTCGCACCGCCTGTCCGACAACGCCGCGACCTTCCTGCTCGCCTTCGACATCGCCCAGCTCGCGGCCCTGCTCTTCCTCACCGGCGGCCTGCAGAACCCGTTTTCGCTGCTCTTCCTCGCGCCGGTGCTGATCTCGGCCACCGCGCTCACGCCCACGCGGACGCTGGCGCTGGGGCTCCTCGTCGTCGCCTGCGCCACGGCGCTCGCCCTGTTCCACCTGCCGCTCCCCTGGCGGGCGGGCGAGGAGCTGAGCCTGCCGTTCCTCTACGTGCTCGGCGTGTGGGCGGCGATCCTGCTGGGCACCGGCTTCACCGGCATCTACGCCTGGCGCGTGGCCGAGGAGGCGCGCCAGCTGGCCCAGGCGCTCGCCGCCACCGAGCTGGTGCTCGCCCGCGAGCAGCACATCTCGCAGATCGACGGCCTCGCGGCGGCGGCCGCGCACGAGCTCGGCACGCCGCTCGCCACCATCACCCTCGTCGCCAAGGAGCTCTCCAAGCGCCTCGCCGGCAACGACGAGCTCGCCGAGGACGTCACCCTCCTGCGCGAGCAGGTGGAGCGCTGCCGCGGCATCCTCGGGCAGCTCACCTCGCGCGGCGAGGAGCAGGACGGCGAGTTCCTCGAGCGAATCACCCTGATGCACCTCGTCGAGGAGCTGGTCGACCCGATGCGCGGCATCGGCATCGGCATCCGCGTCCTGCGCAACGGCGAGGGCCCGCCGCCGCGCGTGCGCCGCAACGCCGGCCTGGTCTACGGGCTCACCAACCTCCTCGACAACGCGGTGGACTTCGCCGAGGACGAGGTGGCGGTCGAGGCCGGCTGGGACGAGCGCTCGGTCTGGATCGAGATCCGCGACGACGGCCCGGGCTTTCCGGCGGACGTGCTGCTGCGGCTCGGCGAGCCCTACGTCACCACCCGCGGCCACGACAAGCGCGGCCCCGAGGAGGGCGCGGCCGGGCACGGGCTCGGGGTCTTCATCGCGAAGACGCTGATCGAGCGGACCGGCGCGCAGCTCACCCTCACGAACGGTCCGGCGCCGCAGGTCGGCGCGATCGCGCGGGTGGACTGGTCGCGCGCCGACTTCGAGTCGGGAGCCTGA
- a CDS encoding SDR family NAD(P)-dependent oxidoreductase yields MLDLTDRIALVTGCGSRADGSKGEGWGNGQAVATLLARRGAHVVGCDRDPEAAEVTRRIVDAEGGSIEVHACDVTDKAAVDALVADVLTRHGRIDVLVNNVGRSEPGGPVEMDEATWDAQMDVNLKSAYLCCKAVLPAMERQGKGAVVSVSSVAGLRYIGKPQVAYAAAKAALLQFTRATAVLYAPKGVRLNAVVPGLIGTPLVRRLADKYAGGDYDGFVETRNAQVPMGFMGDAWDVAHAVLYLASDEARYVTGTEIVVDGGFVAATR; encoded by the coding sequence ATGCTCGACCTGACCGACCGAATCGCCCTCGTCACCGGCTGCGGCTCGCGGGCCGACGGCTCGAAGGGCGAGGGCTGGGGCAACGGCCAAGCCGTCGCCACCCTGCTCGCGCGCCGCGGCGCCCATGTCGTCGGCTGCGACCGCGATCCCGAGGCGGCCGAGGTCACCCGCCGTATCGTCGACGCCGAGGGCGGCTCCATCGAGGTCCATGCCTGCGACGTCACCGACAAGGCCGCCGTCGACGCGCTCGTCGCCGACGTGCTGACCCGTCACGGCCGCATCGACGTGCTCGTCAACAATGTCGGCCGCTCCGAGCCCGGCGGCCCCGTCGAGATGGACGAGGCGACCTGGGACGCGCAGATGGACGTCAACCTCAAGAGCGCCTACCTGTGCTGCAAGGCGGTGCTGCCGGCCATGGAGCGCCAGGGCAAGGGCGCCGTGGTGAGCGTCTCCTCCGTGGCGGGGCTGCGCTACATCGGCAAGCCGCAGGTCGCCTACGCCGCGGCGAAGGCGGCGCTCCTGCAGTTCACCCGCGCCACCGCCGTGCTCTACGCGCCCAAGGGCGTGCGGCTCAACGCGGTGGTGCCGGGGCTGATCGGCACGCCGCTGGTGCGCCGCCTCGCCGACAAGTACGCCGGCGGCGACTACGACGGCTTCGTCGAGACCCGCAACGCGCAGGTCCCCATGGGCTTCATGGGCGACGCCTGGGACGTCGCGCATGCGGTCCTCTACCTCGCCAGCGACGAGGCCCGCTACGTCACCGGGACCGAGATCGTCGTCGACGGCGGCTTCGTCGCGGCGACGCGCTGA